A genomic segment from Peribacillus sp. ACCC06369 encodes:
- a CDS encoding MetQ/NlpA family ABC transporter substrate-binding protein produces the protein MKKILLTIIVLALAIVAAACGNEEGASGGSDDVKTVKVGVSSGDTRTWEYIVDLAKDKGLNIELVTFNDYIQPNLALSEGEIDANSFQTVAYFDEFVQDQNLKLEAIGSTVIAPMGLYSKKHKDLKDLPDGATIAVPNEATNFGRALLLLQEAGLITLKEEFNGSGSLEIIKENPKKLKIKPVAAGNTPRLLDDADASAINNNFAVEADLTLKDALFHESKTAKPYINIIAVKKGNADRPELQKLVELYQSKEVKEFIEKTFNGNTIPAYVSVDELLNYQDAWTKPANEK, from the coding sequence ATGAAGAAAATCTTATTAACGATCATAGTATTGGCATTGGCCATCGTGGCTGCAGCATGCGGGAACGAAGAGGGTGCATCAGGCGGTTCGGATGATGTGAAAACAGTAAAAGTCGGTGTCAGCAGCGGGGATACGAGAACATGGGAATACATTGTTGACTTAGCTAAAGATAAGGGGCTGAATATCGAACTGGTCACTTTCAATGATTATATCCAACCGAACCTTGCATTAAGTGAAGGGGAAATTGATGCGAATTCATTCCAAACGGTCGCCTACTTCGATGAATTCGTTCAAGATCAAAATCTGAAATTAGAGGCCATCGGGTCGACTGTCATTGCACCCATGGGACTTTATTCGAAAAAACACAAAGATCTCAAGGATCTTCCAGATGGCGCTACGATAGCGGTTCCGAATGAAGCAACAAACTTTGGCCGTGCGTTACTCCTTCTTCAAGAAGCTGGATTGATTACATTGAAAGAGGAATTCAATGGATCGGGATCATTGGAAATCATTAAGGAAAATCCGAAAAAATTGAAAATCAAACCTGTTGCTGCCGGCAATACACCGCGTCTATTGGATGATGCCGATGCTTCAGCCATTAATAATAATTTTGCCGTCGAAGCAGACCTTACTTTAAAAGATGCATTATTCCATGAAAGTAAAACGGCGAAACCATATATCAATATCATTGCAGTTAAAAAGGGAAATGCCGATCGTCCTGAGCTGCAAAAATTAGTAGAGCTTTATCAATCGAAAGAAGTGAAGGAATTCATTGAAAAAACGTTTAATGGAAACACCATTCCTGCATATGTTTCTGTAGATGAATTATTGAATTACCAAGATGCTTGGACAAAACCAGCTAACGAAAAATGA
- a CDS encoding GNAT family N-acetyltransferase, with protein MLFRTIDTDKDKEIIVKFRKDSFVVSFGSEDGFGDENTYLQRMKERVRKFPDGQVIIEKDQEPIGQMELQIREYEGTEIGYVNLFYLIPEYRSKGLGKELVRYAENFFRQFNVSEYHLRVSPNNQRAIRLYTNSGMMKISEENEKHPVWRMSKSL; from the coding sequence TTGCTTTTTCGTACCATTGATACGGACAAAGATAAAGAAATTATCGTTAAATTCCGGAAAGATTCATTTGTTGTAAGTTTTGGATCTGAAGACGGTTTTGGAGATGAAAATACATACTTGCAACGAATGAAAGAACGGGTCCGCAAATTTCCGGATGGACAGGTAATCATTGAAAAGGACCAAGAACCGATTGGACAAATGGAACTTCAAATTCGGGAGTATGAAGGAACTGAGATTGGCTATGTGAATCTATTTTATCTTATTCCCGAATACCGCAGTAAAGGCCTTGGCAAGGAATTGGTTCGCTACGCAGAAAACTTTTTCAGGCAATTTAATGTATCCGAATATCATTTAAGGGTTTCTCCGAATAACCAAAGGGCGATTCGATTATATACGAATTCGGGCATGATGAAGATAAGCGAAGAAAATGAAAAACACCCTGTATGGAGAATGAGTAAATCATTATAA
- a CDS encoding methionine ABC transporter ATP-binding protein, whose product MIEFQNVKKVYQTKKQTVEALKGINLTVEKGDIFGVVGYSGAGKSTLIRLVNLLEQPSDGSVIVGGKDLTSLNPKELRAEKKKIGMIFQHFNLLNSKTVFDNIAMPLVLSGTPSKEIKQRVGELLEFVGLSSKAKSYPEQLSGGQKQRIGIARALATNPSILLCDEATSALDPQTTSAVLQLLKKINKEYNITILLITHEMSVIREICNKVAVMEGGFVVEQGSVFEVFAKPQTDIAKNFVRTVIHDEIPQSFLKSIGSHIPIIWKINFIGTTSGTPLLSTISKKYDVHLSVLSANISEIQETPFGNLIIEVTGNKKEVDKAYQYIKDEGILVQEVQING is encoded by the coding sequence ATGATTGAGTTTCAAAATGTTAAAAAGGTTTATCAAACAAAGAAACAGACCGTTGAGGCTTTGAAAGGAATTAATTTGACGGTGGAAAAGGGGGATATATTCGGTGTCGTCGGTTATAGCGGGGCCGGGAAAAGTACGTTGATCAGGTTGGTCAACCTGCTTGAACAGCCTTCAGATGGTTCGGTGATTGTCGGGGGTAAGGATTTAACTTCATTGAATCCGAAGGAATTGCGGGCAGAAAAGAAAAAAATCGGAATGATCTTTCAGCATTTCAACTTGCTAAACTCAAAGACTGTTTTTGATAATATCGCCATGCCGCTGGTTTTATCAGGAACTCCTAGTAAAGAAATCAAACAGCGGGTAGGCGAGCTGTTAGAGTTCGTTGGCTTATCAAGCAAGGCAAAGAGTTATCCGGAACAATTATCCGGCGGTCAAAAGCAGCGGATCGGCATAGCGAGAGCATTGGCTACCAATCCATCGATCTTATTGTGTGATGAAGCTACATCTGCATTGGATCCACAAACAACGAGTGCGGTTCTGCAGCTCTTAAAGAAAATTAATAAAGAATACAATATTACGATTCTGTTAATCACTCATGAAATGTCTGTTATTAGGGAAATTTGCAATAAAGTAGCGGTCATGGAGGGCGGATTTGTGGTTGAACAAGGTTCAGTTTTCGAGGTTTTTGCCAAGCCGCAGACGGATATTGCAAAAAACTTCGTGAGAACGGTCATACATGATGAGATTCCACAAAGTTTCCTAAAAAGTATAGGGTCCCATATCCCGATTATTTGGAAAATTAATTTTATTGGGACTACTTCGGGTACTCCCTTACTTTCTACCATCTCGAAGAAATATGATGTTCATTTAAGCGTATTATCAGCCAATATTTCTGAAATTCAGGAAACGCCTTTTGGAAATTTAATCATCGAAGTGACAGGGAACAAAAAAGAGGTGGACAAGGCTTATCAATATATTAAAGATGAGGGGATTCTCGTCCAGGAGGTGCAGATAAATGGGTAA
- a CDS encoding methionine ABC transporter permease — translation MEITAEQLSTAFGDTLYMVAISLVFSGLIGLPLGILLVITRKGHILENKWIFNVLNPIINILRSVPFIILLVALIPFTRMLVGSAIGTNAAIVPLIFYAAPYIARLVENSLLEVDKGIIEAAQAMGATTWQIIYRFLIPEGLSSLILTFTTATIGLVGSTAMAGAVGAGGVGDLALAYGYQRFDTMTMVVTVAALVIIVQLLQSTGNFVSRKIRRR, via the coding sequence ATGGAAATAACGGCAGAGCAGCTGTCGACAGCTTTCGGTGACACACTTTATATGGTAGCCATCTCATTGGTGTTTTCCGGATTGATTGGGCTGCCGCTCGGTATCCTGCTTGTCATTACAAGAAAGGGTCACATCCTGGAGAATAAATGGATCTTTAATGTATTGAATCCGATCATCAATATATTGCGGTCTGTTCCTTTCATCATCTTGCTTGTAGCACTTATTCCGTTTACCAGAATGCTCGTAGGCAGTGCGATCGGAACGAATGCGGCCATTGTTCCGCTTATCTTTTACGCGGCTCCTTATATTGCCCGGCTTGTCGAAAACTCCCTTTTGGAAGTGGACAAAGGGATCATCGAGGCAGCTCAGGCGATGGGGGCGACGACATGGCAAATCATTTACCGCTTTTTGATTCCCGAGGGACTTAGTTCATTGATCCTTACATTTACAACAGCGACAATCGGGCTGGTCGGATCTACGGCCATGGCAGGTGCCGTCGGAGCAGGCGGGGTCGGAGATTTAGCTTTGGCTTACGGTTATCAAAGGTTCGATACGATGACGATGGTCGTCACAGTAGCGGCGCTCGTGATCATCGTTCAATTACTGCAATCCACCGGGAATTTTGTTTCAAGAAAAATCAGAAGAAGATAA
- a CDS encoding DUF4440 domain-containing protein encodes MESDSSLLKEHLYQLEEKLLKSEIRTSPEELSLLLKDDFFEFGSSGNIWTKSDFVGEEGAGAVKMTLSQFDMHQLSEDTVLTTYRIFDESKAEHTLRSSIWKCTNGRWQMFFHQGTKTKGPL; translated from the coding sequence AAGTGATTCTTCGTTGTTAAAAGAGCATTTGTATCAGCTGGAGGAGAAATTGTTAAAATCTGAAATCCGTACATCTCCAGAAGAGCTTTCATTATTATTGAAAGATGATTTCTTTGAGTTTGGCAGTTCGGGTAATATATGGACTAAAAGCGATTTTGTGGGGGAAGAGGGAGCCGGTGCGGTGAAAATGACCTTAAGTCAATTTGACATGCATCAATTGTCAGAGGATACCGTGTTAACTACGTACCGGATTTTTGATGAAAGTAAAGCGGAACATACCTTAAGAAGTTCAATCTGGAAATGTACGAATGGAAGATGGCAAATGTTTTTTCATCAAGGCACAAAAACGAAAGGGCCTCTTTAA